A single region of the Undibacterium piscinae genome encodes:
- a CDS encoding efflux RND transporter permease subunit, with the protein MTVQKLGISGRIAAFFQSAQITPLLALVAFLLGVFAVMVTPREEEPQINVTMANVLIPFPGASVKDVEQMVAIPAEQVLSQIANVEHVMSVSRPGLAIITVQFEVGVPQTEALVRLYNTVHSNRDWLPANLGTLEPLIKPKGIDDVPIVSLTLWSKNTATGAYDLERIAHSVEADLKRVKGTREITTIGGPGRAVNIELDPARLAATGLTVMDLQGALASANLGLPSGELTAGNRSVAIDAGPFLRDAQAVGELVVGVKAGKPVFLQDVAKVEDGALPAARYVWHGTSATSGKPAAEYPAVTISVTKKPGQNAVDVANAVVARAETLKNTVIPADVEISTTRNYGQTADDKAKKLITKLLFATASVVALVFLALGRREAAIVGTAVILTLTVTLFASWAWGFTLNRVSLFALIFSIGILVDDAIVVVENIHRHQALFPGKTLKQIIPGAVDEVGSPTILATLTVIAALLPMAFVSGLMGPYMSPIPINASMGMLLSLAIAFIVTPWLAGIWMKEGHHAEGGMAARIAPLFSRVFRPFLDDKSGSRNRKKLGLGVMALIALSVALPVLGLVQLKMLPFDNKSEFQVIVDMPAGSPLEKTAAVLHELGAYLATVPEVSDYQAYAGTAAPINFNGLVRQYYLRSGGEVADIQVNLVDKHHRSDKSHVIASRVRPGLQQIGKRFGANVKVVEVPPGPPVLAPIVAEVYGPSDEGRRQVAKAVRAVFEKSQGVVDADDSSIVDAPRKLLLVDKRKASLLGVSQSAIVATLRTGLAGDAVAYLHDESKYPAAANLHLAVADQGNLDTLLALGVKNAQGGIVPIRELVTVSDTLREQPLYHKDGLAVNFVVADMAGAIDSPLYGMFAMRSEIAKIVTPEGGALQEFFITAPSDPYRGYSMKWDGEWQVTYETFRDMGAAYAVGLVLIYLLVVAQFGSYLTPLIIMAPIPLTIIGVMPGHALLGAQYTATSMIGMIALAGIIVRNSILLVDFIHVQVAGGLAFKEAVVNSAITRAQPIALTGLAAMMGAFFILDDPIFNGLAISLIFGIFVSTLLTLVIIPVLYYMAYHKKYAALQQANPQSNAAPLST; encoded by the coding sequence ATGACAGTGCAAAAACTGGGCATTTCGGGTCGTATCGCCGCTTTTTTCCAGAGCGCGCAAATCACGCCTTTGCTGGCGCTGGTGGCGTTCTTGCTTGGTGTGTTTGCCGTCATGGTGACACCGCGCGAGGAAGAGCCGCAAATCAATGTCACGATGGCCAATGTGCTGATCCCTTTCCCTGGTGCATCGGTGAAAGACGTAGAGCAAATGGTGGCAATTCCGGCCGAGCAGGTACTGAGCCAGATCGCCAATGTCGAACATGTGATGTCGGTGTCGCGTCCGGGCTTGGCGATTATTACTGTGCAGTTTGAAGTCGGGGTGCCGCAGACCGAAGCCTTGGTGCGCTTGTATAACACCGTGCATAGCAACCGCGATTGGTTACCGGCCAATCTGGGTACGCTGGAACCCTTGATCAAACCCAAGGGGATAGATGATGTGCCTATCGTTTCGCTGACCTTGTGGAGCAAAAATACCGCCACCGGCGCCTACGATCTGGAACGGATCGCGCATAGCGTTGAGGCTGATCTGAAACGCGTCAAAGGCACGCGTGAAATCACCACCATAGGCGGCCCTGGCCGTGCCGTGAATATCGAGCTTGACCCTGCGCGTCTGGCCGCAACTGGCTTAACCGTGATGGATTTGCAAGGTGCGCTGGCATCGGCCAATCTGGGTTTGCCATCCGGTGAGTTGACTGCCGGAAATCGTTCGGTAGCGATCGATGCCGGGCCGTTTTTGCGCGATGCGCAAGCGGTGGGCGAGCTGGTGGTCGGCGTCAAAGCGGGCAAGCCGGTGTTCTTGCAAGACGTCGCCAAAGTTGAGGATGGTGCCTTGCCGGCCGCCCGTTATGTCTGGCACGGTACTAGCGCTACTAGTGGTAAACCAGCGGCGGAATATCCAGCGGTGACTATTTCCGTGACTAAAAAACCGGGACAAAATGCGGTTGATGTCGCCAATGCGGTAGTGGCACGCGCCGAGACACTGAAGAACACCGTGATACCGGCTGACGTAGAAATCAGCACCACCCGCAACTATGGGCAGACCGCTGACGATAAGGCGAAAAAGCTCATCACCAAATTGTTGTTCGCCACTGCCTCGGTGGTCGCGCTGGTGTTCCTCGCCCTGGGCCGGCGCGAAGCGGCGATCGTCGGTACTGCCGTGATTTTAACCTTGACAGTGACCTTGTTCGCCTCCTGGGCATGGGGCTTTACGCTTAACCGCGTGTCTTTATTTGCGCTGATTTTTTCTATCGGTATTCTGGTCGATGATGCGATTGTGGTGGTGGAAAACATCCACCGGCATCAGGCACTGTTTCCCGGTAAAACCCTGAAGCAAATCATTCCCGGTGCGGTCGATGAAGTCGGCAGCCCTACCATACTCGCTACCCTGACCGTGATTGCCGCGTTGTTGCCTATGGCCTTTGTCAGCGGCTTGATGGGGCCGTATATGAGTCCGATCCCTATCAACGCCAGCATGGGTATGTTGCTGTCGCTGGCGATCGCTTTCATCGTGACGCCTTGGTTAGCCGGTATCTGGATGAAAGAGGGCCATCATGCCGAGGGCGGTATGGCCGCCAGGATCGCTCCATTGTTCAGTCGCGTGTTCCGCCCATTTCTCGATGATAAATCGGGTAGCCGTAACCGCAAAAAATTGGGACTGGGTGTGATGGCGCTGATCGCCTTATCGGTCGCCTTGCCGGTGCTGGGTCTGGTGCAATTGAAGATGCTGCCGTTTGATAATAAGTCGGAATTTCAGGTGATCGTTGATATGCCTGCCGGCTCGCCGCTGGAAAAAACCGCTGCGGTGCTGCATGAGCTGGGCGCTTATCTGGCGACGGTGCCGGAAGTGAGTGACTATCAGGCCTATGCCGGCACTGCCGCACCGATTAATTTCAACGGTCTGGTACGTCAATACTATTTACGTTCAGGCGGTGAGGTCGCTGACATTCAGGTTAATCTGGTCGATAAGCATCATCGTTCCGATAAAAGCCATGTGATCGCCAGCCGCGTCCGCCCCGGCTTGCAACAGATAGGCAAGCGTTTTGGCGCCAACGTTAAAGTGGTGGAAGTGCCACCGGGACCGCCGGTACTGGCGCCTATCGTCGCCGAAGTGTATGGCCCTAGCGACGAAGGCCGTCGCCAGGTCGCCAAGGCGGTGCGCGCGGTGTTTGAGAAATCCCAAGGCGTGGTCGATGCCGATGACAGCAGTATCGTCGATGCACCACGCAAGCTTTTGTTGGTCGATAAGCGTAAAGCCTCGTTGCTCGGGGTGTCGCAGTCGGCCATCGTGGCGACCCTGCGCACCGGCCTGGCCGGCGATGCGGTGGCTTATCTGCATGACGAGAGCAAATATCCGGCGGCTGCCAATCTGCATCTGGCGGTTGCGGATCAGGGTAATCTCGATACCTTGCTGGCGCTGGGTGTGAAGAATGCACAGGGCGGCATCGTACCTATCCGCGAATTGGTTACCGTCAGCGATACCTTGCGTGAGCAACCGCTGTATCACAAGGATGGTCTGGCCGTGAATTTTGTAGTGGCTGATATGGCCGGTGCGATCGACAGCCCGCTGTATGGCATGTTTGCGATGCGTTCTGAGATCGCCAAGATCGTCACGCCAGAAGGTGGCGCATTGCAGGAATTTTTCATTACCGCACCGTCAGATCCGTATCGTGGCTACAGCATGAAATGGGATGGCGAATGGCAAGTCACTTACGAAACTTTCCGTGACATGGGTGCCGCCTATGCGGTTGGTCTGGTGTTGATTTATCTGCTGGTGGTAGCGCAGTTCGGTTCATATCTGACGCCTTTGATCATCATGGCACCGATCCCGCTGACCATCATCGGTGTAATGCCGGGTCATGCCTTGCTCGGTGCGCAATATACGGCTACCAGCATGATAGGCATGATCGCCTTGGCCGGGATTATCGTACGTAACTCTATCTTGCTGGTCGATTTTATCCACGTGCAGGTCGCTGGCGGTCTGGCGTTTAAAGAGGCGGTGGTGAACTCAGCGATTACCCGTGCCCAGCCGATTGCCCTGACGGGGCTGGCGGCGATGATGGGGGCTTTTTTCATCCTCGACGATCCGATTTTTAATGGTCTGGCGATTTCGCTGATCTTCGGGATTTTTGTCTCCACCTTACTGACACTGGTGATTATTCCGGTCTTGTATTACATGGCGTATCACAAGAAATATGCAGCACTGCAGCAAGCAAATCCGCAAAGCAATGCAGCACCGCTTTCCACCTGA
- a CDS encoding efflux RND transporter periplasmic adaptor subunit, with product MLPSSVRRIAAFTPALVLVSVFASVLGAPVAAARADAPAAPASAASAKSLAVATVRSSSDAQLYSADGVVEAVRQSVIATQVSGAIVELPVKAGDRVKAGQLLIRMDARAANQEAKASSAQVEAARAALILAAKDYERQKLLFNKQYISAAQLERAESQFKSASAQANAQIAQAGAVQTQTGFYVLNAPYSGVVAEVPVTLGDMAMPGRPLMTVYDPAALRVTATVPQARVANLVAGQAVRIEFPGMPEAQRWITAGKMTVLPVADAATHTVQLRLDLPGATTALTPGMFARVHLAFNTNGSAQGARLYVPSKAVFRRAELTAVYVLNAQGQPLLRQVKAGAVTGAEQEILSGVSAGEQVALDPVAAAKVGVVNAAKDSSK from the coding sequence ATGCTGCCAAGCTCTGTCCGCCGTATTGCCGCCTTCACTCCCGCGCTTGTGTTAGTCAGTGTGTTTGCCAGCGTTTTGGGCGCGCCTGTCGCTGCCGCGCGTGCCGACGCACCAGCTGCGCCAGCTTCCGCCGCTTCCGCAAAATCATTGGCGGTGGCGACAGTACGCTCCAGTAGTGACGCGCAGTTGTACAGCGCAGACGGCGTGGTCGAGGCGGTGCGTCAGAGCGTGATCGCGACTCAGGTGTCGGGTGCGATCGTCGAGTTGCCGGTCAAGGCGGGCGATCGTGTTAAGGCGGGGCAATTGCTGATACGCATGGATGCGCGTGCCGCGAATCAGGAAGCCAAGGCCAGTAGTGCGCAAGTCGAGGCGGCACGTGCCGCCCTGATCTTGGCAGCCAAAGATTATGAGCGCCAGAAGCTCTTGTTTAATAAGCAGTACATCAGCGCGGCGCAACTGGAGCGTGCCGAGTCGCAATTTAAATCCGCCAGTGCCCAGGCCAATGCCCAGATTGCCCAAGCCGGCGCAGTGCAAACGCAAACCGGATTTTATGTCTTGAATGCGCCTTACTCAGGTGTGGTGGCAGAGGTGCCGGTGACGCTCGGTGATATGGCAATGCCGGGACGCCCTTTGATGACCGTGTATGACCCTGCTGCCTTACGCGTGACGGCGACGGTGCCGCAGGCAAGAGTGGCTAATCTGGTCGCCGGGCAGGCGGTAAGAATAGAGTTTCCCGGTATGCCGGAAGCGCAGCGCTGGATCACGGCTGGCAAAATGACGGTGTTGCCGGTCGCCGATGCGGCCACCCACACGGTGCAGCTAAGGCTCGATTTGCCTGGCGCGACAACTGCCCTGACGCCTGGCATGTTTGCCCGCGTTCATCTGGCATTCAATACAAATGGTAGTGCTCAGGGGGCACGCTTGTATGTACCATCAAAAGCGGTATTTCGTCGTGCCGAGTTGACTGCCGTGTATGTGCTCAATGCGCAAGGACAGCCTTTGCTCAGGCAAGTCAAGGCCGGTGCCGTGACAGGTGCTGAACAAGAGATCTTGAGCGGAGTATCAGCGGGCGAGCAAGTCGCGCTGGATCCGGTAGCGGCGGCCAAGGTGGGTGTCGTTAATGCTGCCAAAGATAGCTCAAAATAA
- a CDS encoding helix-turn-helix transcriptional regulator: MEGLTDQALTQVAHYFSALAEPTRLRILNCLRDHEQNVGELAEHCGCSQANVSRHLSTLAKHGLVAREGRGTSVFYRIADPSIYALCDLVCGNVARQLEAQAAAL, from the coding sequence ATGGAAGGATTGACTGACCAGGCGCTGACCCAAGTCGCGCATTATTTTTCCGCACTGGCTGAGCCTACCCGCCTACGCATACTCAATTGTCTGCGCGATCACGAACAAAATGTGGGTGAACTCGCCGAACATTGTGGCTGCTCGCAAGCAAACGTCTCACGACATTTATCAACCTTGGCCAAACATGGTCTGGTAGCGCGTGAAGGCCGCGGCACATCGGTGTTTTACCGCATCGCCGACCCGTCTATCTACGCCCTGTGCGATCTAGTCTGTGGCAATGTGGCACGCCAACTCGAAGCGCAAGCGGCAGCGCTCTGA
- a CDS encoding TSUP family transporter has product MIWAIVIGIPVGLIMGLTGAGGGMLALSALVLLLDWNMVQATPVALMAVTAGAYIGALDGLRKKLVRYRAALLMAMMGSPFAILGVQVARMVSQQWLIGSFALVLFWVGTRLIRSNRGSALDEQDRQTMARLNPVTGRFDWSKSTAAVIAAIGGVAGFMTGLLGVGGGFVIVPLLRQYSNLSMHAAVATSLLTIALVGSVGVTTALFHGVALPQEFTAIFIAATIGGMLLGRRLVAHLPASTVQLLFAILLLLVALSMAVKALIGLGFNGRLRAKELEQANRVGQALFHENLNRLASFDLILQKLMVAKPAEREQSFDAMLTYIESNPDLFDADRLAFREILLRLQKAIATEQTLPAIKLHKRVGEDLAALSEIEKEYDKELKEVFSRFETRAIDLKRERWDDYIVKLKKLYKREQILKDYGFILPYPEKTEATEKDIFGYDLPPKTIVLTFDDGPHATYTEEVAAILKQYNVPAIFFQVGKNVGAVDAQGKQTLNKNAQTSKNLLSAGHILANHSFSHALLSKQSGDSLHAEIEQTDQLLKAISPQRSALFRFPYGAKNAEGMKILSTLGLRSVLWNIDSLDWADPVPSSIVTRVMGSLEKEKRGIVLFHDIHERTVKALPAILDKLIADGYKFASWNGSEFSVSKSANAQPEKSVVTSDYQNSWAIVIGINDYAKWPKLQYAVQDAKAIRETLINRLGFSNEKVLTLSNGEATRNNILALFHDKLGHGQLKKDDRVFVFFAGHGATRKLSSGRNLGYIIPVDSDPEQVSVDAIPMTDLQNIAENLDAKHVLFVMDACYSGLGLTRGGGSSNFLRENAKRMGRQMLTAGGADQLVADGGPNGHSVFTWTLLQALSGKADLNGDGMITATELAAYIAPAVSSVSQQTPAFGSLPGSEGGEFIFEMRKEGEGEFLNAGTNQLSADAIALNSKLDDASIKVASGAPIVVKNLSGGEQKIAVPKLVDASSRQMAQRANDLGLLNYREKRYAEAESAFTEALKHKPDFALAANNLGFVYLKQKKYPEAARWFENTVQIDPSRAIAYVNLGDARLALNENEKAKKAYLSYLELAPNGANSTYVKESLRKLN; this is encoded by the coding sequence TTGATCTGGGCTATCGTGATCGGTATCCCGGTCGGCCTGATCATGGGCTTGACGGGGGCCGGTGGTGGTATGTTGGCTTTGTCTGCGCTGGTTTTGCTGCTCGATTGGAATATGGTGCAGGCTACCCCGGTGGCACTGATGGCGGTGACCGCCGGTGCCTATATCGGCGCGCTTGATGGCTTACGCAAAAAACTGGTGCGCTATCGTGCCGCTTTGTTGATGGCAATGATGGGTTCGCCGTTTGCGATACTCGGTGTGCAAGTGGCACGCATGGTGTCGCAGCAATGGCTGATCGGCAGTTTTGCGCTGGTGTTGTTTTGGGTTGGTACGCGCCTCATCAGGTCTAACCGCGGCTCAGCCCTTGATGAGCAAGATCGCCAGACCATGGCGCGCTTAAATCCTGTAACCGGACGGTTTGACTGGAGCAAATCTACCGCCGCGGTGATCGCCGCTATCGGTGGTGTCGCCGGCTTTATGACCGGCTTACTGGGTGTCGGTGGTGGTTTTGTGATCGTCCCCTTACTGCGTCAATACAGCAATCTGAGTATGCATGCGGCGGTGGCTACCTCGTTACTCACGATCGCGCTGGTCGGTAGCGTGGGCGTTACTACCGCACTGTTTCACGGGGTCGCTTTGCCGCAGGAATTTACCGCGATCTTCATTGCCGCGACTATCGGTGGCATGCTGCTGGGGCGGCGCTTGGTCGCGCATTTGCCGGCAAGCACGGTACAACTGCTGTTCGCCATTTTGTTATTGCTGGTGGCGCTCAGCATGGCGGTAAAAGCCCTGATTGGCTTAGGTTTCAACGGCAGGCTGCGTGCGAAAGAACTTGAGCAGGCCAATCGCGTAGGTCAGGCGCTATTTCATGAGAATCTGAATCGTCTGGCCAGCTTCGATCTGATCTTGCAAAAGCTGATGGTCGCCAAGCCTGCTGAGCGCGAACAAAGTTTCGATGCCATGCTCACTTACATAGAATCAAACCCTGATCTTTTCGATGCCGATCGTCTGGCTTTTCGCGAAATATTATTGCGCTTGCAAAAAGCCATCGCCACCGAACAAACCCTGCCTGCGATCAAGCTGCATAAGCGCGTTGGTGAAGATCTGGCAGCCTTGAGCGAGATAGAAAAAGAATACGACAAAGAGTTAAAAGAAGTGTTCTCGCGTTTCGAAACGCGCGCCATCGATTTGAAGCGCGAACGCTGGGATGACTACATCGTTAAACTCAAAAAACTGTATAAGCGCGAGCAGATCCTAAAAGACTACGGCTTCATACTGCCGTATCCGGAAAAAACCGAGGCCACTGAAAAAGATATTTTCGGCTATGACTTACCGCCTAAAACGATAGTGCTTACTTTTGACGATGGGCCGCACGCCACCTATACCGAGGAAGTCGCTGCCATCCTTAAACAATACAATGTGCCCGCCATATTCTTTCAGGTAGGCAAAAATGTCGGTGCGGTCGACGCGCAAGGCAAACAGACGCTGAATAAAAACGCCCAGACTAGCAAAAATTTACTCAGTGCTGGCCACATCTTAGCCAATCATAGTTTTAGTCACGCTCTGTTGTCTAAGCAAAGCGGCGACAGTTTGCATGCAGAGATAGAGCAAACCGACCAATTGCTCAAGGCGATTTCACCGCAACGCTCCGCGCTATTTCGCTTTCCTTATGGTGCTAAAAATGCCGAGGGCATGAAGATACTCTCTACGCTTGGCCTGCGCTCGGTGTTGTGGAATATTGATTCCCTCGATTGGGCCGATCCTGTACCTAGCTCTATCGTTACCCGTGTCATGGGCAGTTTAGAAAAAGAAAAGCGCGGCATCGTCTTATTCCATGATATCCATGAGCGTACCGTGAAAGCCTTGCCGGCGATACTGGATAAATTAATCGCTGACGGTTATAAGTTTGCCAGCTGGAACGGTAGCGAATTTAGCGTCAGCAAAAGCGCCAACGCCCAACCGGAAAAAAGTGTGGTTACTAGTGATTATCAAAACTCCTGGGCCATCGTGATCGGCATTAATGATTACGCAAAATGGCCGAAACTGCAGTACGCGGTACAAGACGCCAAAGCGATACGCGAGACCCTGATTAATCGCTTAGGTTTTTCTAACGAGAAGGTACTGACGCTGAGTAATGGTGAAGCGACACGGAATAATATTCTGGCCTTATTTCACGATAAGCTAGGCCATGGGCAATTGAAAAAAGATGACAGAGTGTTCGTTTTCTTTGCCGGCCACGGCGCTACGCGCAAATTAAGCTCTGGCCGCAACCTCGGTTACATCATTCCTGTCGATTCTGATCCGGAACAAGTTTCGGTCGATGCCATCCCTATGACCGATCTGCAAAATATTGCCGAGAATCTGGACGCCAAACATGTGCTGTTTGTAATGGATGCCTGCTACAGCGGTTTAGGCTTAACGCGCGGCGGCGGCAGTTCAAATTTTTTGCGTGAAAACGCCAAACGCATGGGACGCCAGATGTTGACCGCTGGCGGTGCCGATCAATTGGTGGCCGACGGCGGCCCCAATGGGCATTCGGTATTTACCTGGACTTTGCTACAGGCACTCAGCGGCAAGGCGGATTTAAATGGCGATGGCATGATTACCGCGACCGAGCTGGCGGCGTATATCGCACCGGCTGTCTCTAGTGTCTCGCAACAAACGCCAGCCTTTGGCAGCTTGCCCGGCTCGGAAGGGGGCGAGTTTATTTTTGAGATGCGCAAAGAAGGCGAGGGCGAATTTCTTAATGCGGGTACTAATCAACTCTCGGCTGATGCGATCGCTTTAAATAGCAAGCTAGACGACGCCAGTATTAAAGTCGCTAGCGGTGCGCCTATCGTGGTTAAAAACTTAAGTGGGGGTGAACAAAAAATCGCCGTGCCTAAATTAGTCGATGCCTCTTCCCGACAGATGGCACAGCGCGCCAATGACCTGGGCTTACTCAATTACCGCGAAAAACGCTATGCCGAGGCCGAAAGCGCTTTCACCGAGGCGCTTAAACATAAACCCGATTTTGCTTTAGCTGCCAACAATTTAGGCTTTGTGTATCTGAAGCAGAAAAAGTATCCGGAAGCGGCGCGCTGGTTTGAAAACACCGTACAAATCGATCCATCCCGCGCCATCGCCTATGTCAATTTGGGCGATGCACGCCTGGCTTTAAATGAGAATGAGAAAGCCAAAAAAGCCTACCTCAGTTATCTGGAATTAGCCCCGAACGGCGCAAATTCCACCTACGTCAAAGAGAGCTTGAGAAAATTGAATTAG
- a CDS encoding helix-turn-helix transcriptional regulator, with protein sequence MRATAKIAVSALRAMANEDRLLLLCQLSLGEKSVSELEQLLDIRQPTLSQQLGVLRTEGLVNTRRDGKRIYYSVADARVLGLLNAMHIEYCPQG encoded by the coding sequence ATGCGCGCTACCGCAAAGATTGCCGTCAGCGCCTTGCGCGCGATGGCCAATGAGGATCGCTTGCTGTTGCTGTGCCAGTTGAGCCTAGGCGAGAAATCGGTCAGCGAACTGGAGCAACTGTTGGATATACGCCAGCCTACGCTATCGCAGCAACTGGGCGTATTGCGCACCGAAGGTCTGGTCAATACCCGGCGTGACGGCAAGCGGATTTATTACTCAGTGGCGGATGCGCGCGTGCTAGGCTTATTGAATGCCATGCATATCGAATATTGCCCGCAAGGCTAA
- a CDS encoding DUF2892 domain-containing protein, with protein sequence MNTNVGSIDRIIRIAAGSGLIVATLTGFIGAWGWIGIVPILTGTFRFCPAYLPFGLSTCRMKK encoded by the coding sequence ATGAACACCAACGTAGGTAGTATCGATCGCATCATTCGCATCGCCGCAGGTTCAGGCCTGATCGTTGCCACATTAACCGGCTTTATCGGTGCATGGGGCTGGATCGGTATAGTGCCCATTTTGACCGGCACTTTCCGTTTTTGCCCGGCCTATCTGCCGTTCGGTTTATCCACCTGCCGCATGAAGAAATAG
- a CDS encoding ATP-dependent 6-phosphofructokinase has translation MKPAIQRIAISTGGGDAPGLNAVIRAVVLAAAQRGWECYGIREGFNGILQPERYPVDGVFPLPPAMVRGIGHLGGTILGTTNHGNPLRYAMRMSDGSTQEINRSGEIVTHLKLMGIDSLVCIGGDGTLTIAHALHQQGLRVIGVPKTIDNDLDKTFTTFGFDTAVSFATECVDRLHSTAESHQRIMVVEVMGRYAGWIALHAGIASNSHAILIPEIAYDLKQVAAKIMERDAAGRHYSIVMVAEGALAANGGHALQEDASAGYVERLGGIGEQVAHELQQLTGKEARAVVLGHLLRGGSPTAFDRLSAMRFGAAAVRALDEGESGIMVALAFPNVNYVALEEVAGRMKGVPLDGDTLQTGRDIGICFGD, from the coding sequence ATGAAACCCGCCATCCAACGCATTGCCATCAGCACCGGTGGCGGTGATGCGCCAGGCTTAAATGCGGTGATACGCGCGGTAGTACTGGCGGCCGCGCAACGCGGCTGGGAGTGCTATGGGATACGCGAAGGCTTTAACGGCATTTTGCAGCCCGAGCGCTATCCGGTCGACGGGGTGTTCCCCCTCCCCCCCGCAATGGTGCGCGGCATCGGTCACCTCGGCGGCACGATACTGGGCACCACCAATCACGGTAATCCCTTGCGCTACGCGATGCGCATGTCCGATGGCAGCACCCAGGAAATCAATCGCAGCGGCGAAATCGTCACCCACCTCAAGCTGATGGGGATAGACTCCCTGGTCTGCATAGGTGGCGACGGCACCCTGACCATCGCCCATGCGTTGCACCAGCAAGGCTTACGCGTGATCGGCGTACCCAAAACCATAGATAATGATCTCGACAAGACATTTACCACGTTTGGCTTCGACACCGCGGTTTCCTTCGCTACCGAATGCGTGGACAGGCTACACAGCACAGCAGAAAGCCACCAGCGCATCATGGTGGTAGAAGTGATGGGACGCTACGCCGGTTGGATCGCCTTGCACGCCGGTATCGCCAGCAATTCCCACGCGATACTCATCCCCGAAATTGCCTATGACCTCAAACAGGTAGCGGCAAAAATCATGGAACGTGATGCGGCAGGTCGTCATTACTCGATAGTCATGGTAGCCGAAGGTGCGCTTGCCGCCAACGGCGGACATGCGCTACAGGAAGACGCCAGTGCCGGCTATGTAGAGCGCTTAGGCGGCATAGGCGAGCAAGTCGCACACGAGTTGCAGCAACTTACCGGCAAAGAAGCCAGAGCCGTAGTGCTCGGACACTTATTGCGCGGTGGTAGCCCGACTGCCTTCGACCGTTTATCGGCGATGCGTTTCGGTGCGGCGGCAGTGCGCGCGCTCGACGAGGGCGAATCAGGCATCATGGTGGCGCTGGCGTTTCCTAACGTCAATTATGTGGCACTGGAAGAAGTCGCCGGTCGCATGAAGGGCGTGCCGCTGGATGGCGACACGCTGCAAACCGGACGTGATATCGGGATATGTTTTGGCGATTAA